The genomic DNA GATAATCACGACCGCGGAGCTTCCGTCTGTGGTCAGAGAGAACCTTTCGGAGGTTGTTGCCTACGAATTGGACCGACTGACGCCGCTGAGTGCCGAAGAGGCCTACTATGACTTCAGGATAGTGAAGGAGAGCGACGGTAAGCTTACCGTGTTGCTTGCAGCCGCAAGGGCCGACATCCTCAATCCTTACCTCGATGCGCTCGGGGAGAAAGGGTTGGCGGTGAAGAGGATAACGGTTAACCTTTCGGCGACGGGAACGCTTTGCAGCTATATGGATGCCGGAGATAATTGGGTTTTTGTTGAGCTCCGCGAAGACGGATACGACGGCGCGTTATTTCTTGACCGTACCTTAGCGAAGACATTTACGAACGGGTTCACGATATCAGATGAGAGGGCCAAGGCAGACATGCTCTTTAGCGAGATCGAGTCCGTCAGGGAGGCAGCAAAGACGGAGGGCGGAGAATTCCCCCTTGTCCTTCTTCTGAGGGATCAGAGTCCGGTCTTAGGGGAGATATTTAAGACGCACTCCCCCTTTCCGCTCAAGGTACTCAATGAAACCGATATAGGACTGAGGCTTCCTGGTCCGCAGAAAGAGCTCTCTCATGCCGCTGCAGGCGGAATGCTGGAGTCCCTGTGGCCGAAATCTAAGGGGCTCAACCTGCTCGATAGGGGTCGGCACGAGACGGTAAGACAGCCTGTAGGCGTCACGGTGGTCCTCGTTCTCGCCATTGTAGCGTTATGGGCGCTTTTTCTGATCACACCGTATCAGATCGAGCTCAAGAGGATCGGCGACATTGACCGTCAGATAGCCCTGAAACGGTCCGAGGTGAAGAAAGTCGAGGCGTTAAAAAAGGATATCGATACGCTGAACGGCGAAATAGCAACGATAGACCACTTCAAGGAAAGCAAGCCGATGACACTGAACCTCCTCAAGGAACTCACCACGATCCTCCCCAAGACCACATGGCTGACGAGGGTGAGGGTCACCGACACAACCGTAGAAATCGAAGGATACGCAAGCTCGGCTACGGAGATGTTGCCGAAACTCGAGGCGTCGAAGAACTTCAGAAAGGCTGAATTCGCGTCTCCGACATTCCGTGATGCGAGGATGAATGCGGACAGGTTTGTGATCAAAATGGAGATCGCGGGCGTTAAGAAACCGGAAGAAGGCGTCAAGAAGCCGGAGGGAGAAGCGGCAAAGCATGGGAAAAAATAGGGCCTTGCGATTCGGCATTCCCCTCATCATCCTGCTTGTCGTACTGCTCGGATACCAGTACGGATATGTAAGAGTGAGGACCGAGATGGCGTCGCTGAAAGAGAGTCGCGCCGTAAAAGTAAAAACCCTCGAAAAGTTTATGGCGCTCATCGCCGAGAAACCCGAGATGGAGAAGAAACTCGCCGCGCTGAAAGAGGCCAGGAAGGCCGATGATTCAAAGCTCATAGAAGGGCAGACGCCTTCGATAGCGGCGGCAGCCCTCCAGGATACGGTTAAGGGCATACTGACCGGCCGGGGAGGAACGATATCGAGCGAGCGGGTGAGCAAGCCCGAGGAACTCGGAAAGTTCAAGATCATCAATATCAGCATCGACGCTGTCGTGCCCGATGCTCGGGCTCTGAGCGACATCCTCTATTCGATAGAAACCCGCACCCCGTACCTCGTCGTGAAGGAACTCGATGCGAGAATCAGAAATTTCAAAGAACCGAAGGATCTCACGATAAAGCTCGACGTATCGGCGTTAACAGGCGGGAAATAGAATGCGCATGCTGAGATACCTTATCAGGAGCATTACCGTCATCAACATAATCCTCGTCGCCATTCTCGTTGCCGGAGCGATTGCTATCTTCTCCCCTCCCCGTCGCATCACCGTTGCCCCTGCCCCTCCTCCAAGGAAGGCAGAGGCGGTAAGGACAGAACCTCCTGCCCAGAGCACGGTTCCGTCTCCGATGGACTACACCATCATCGCCGAACAGAACCTCTTCCATCCGGAAAGAAAGATTCCGGTGGAGAAACCTGCTGTGCCGCCCCCGCCGAAGCCGGAATTCGTCCTCTACGGGACCCTGATAACGGACGATACCGGTATCGCTTACATGGATGATAAGAAGGCTCCCTCCAATAGTCCGGGGAGGGGAAAGAGACAGACGACCCTAAGGAAAGGTGAGAACTTGAGCGGCTTCACTCTCAAGGAGGTGTCAGCTGATAAAGTAGTTATGGTGAGGGGAGAAGAGACGATGGTGGTCAATTTGATCGACAGCAGTTCACCGAAGACGAGAGAGGCGCCTGCTGCGCCTGCACCAGCTCCGGGTGCAGCCCCTGGGCCCTTCCAGCCCGCGGCCGCTCAACAGGCGACTTCGAAGACGACTCAGCCGGCCCAGCAGGCCCAGAAGCCTTCTGTGTCTCCCGCACAGGCTCCTGCCCAGTCTTCTGCCGCGACTTCTACTCCCTCAACGCAGGGTACGAAAAGGAGCGGAGGCGGTCTCTTTGGAAACATTTTTAAGCGGTAATTGCCTGCCAATGCAAGGATTGTCGTGCATGTCGGCAATCGGGTTATTTTAACTGAAATCAACCAGTTAAGAATGAGGAGGTTTTCATGAAGAAGTTCTACTCTTTGATATTTTCCGTGTTTTTTGTCCTGATCTTTTCTTCCGTATCTCTGGCCGGTCTGAACCTCAATGTCGGAAGTGGAATGAAGACAAAATCTTTTAACGATCTCTCTTTCGATCAGGCCCATATCTGCTCCTCATCGAGCACCGACTGTTTTGCCCCGGAAAAGGTAACCTTTGAAACACCGGTGCTCCACATCAGTTTCTTTTCCCCGGTAGTCCAGGGGTGTACGATCCACTGGATAGTCTCTGATCCGGCGGGGACCTTCGTTGACTATATCCCCACAAGCAATTCATTGTCCTTCGGGTCTAATACCTTTGAGATTCCAGAACCGCTTCCCGTAGGAGATTATGTCTTCACTGCGATAGTCGTCGGTGATGTGAGCGGTCAAATAATCAGTGATCAGTATAGATTCAGCGTCCGGTAAAGAAAACGACATTCTTACAGAAAAGGGAGGCCTCATGGTTCTCAAAATCTTTGCAACTGCCGTCATTCTTTCACTGTTCCTTGTTTCTGCGTCGCTCGCCGGAGATGAGGACCCGGTTCTCGGGAAGGCCGGGGGTTATACCATCACGAAGTCAGACCTTGATAGGCTGATCAGCTATTATCCGCCCGACAAACAGAAACATCTCCGGGAGAATCCCCAGCAGAAGATAACCTTGGTCAAGCGGATGCTCGAAGTGAAGATGATCGCCGACATAGCGAGGAAGGAAGGCTTCGACAAAAGGCCGGATGTGAAGGAACAGTTAGAATTCATGGTTGATGATTACCTTACACGGGAATATCTGGCAAAGGTTGTTACGAAGGATGTAACGGTGACCGACGAAGATATAACCCAGTACTATGCTGTCAACAAGGATAAGTTTCCCTCCCCCGAGCAGGTGAGGGCAAGGCATATCCTCATAAAAGTCCCATCGCATGCAACGAACGAAGAGAAGGAGAAGGCAAGGCAGCTGGCAACGGACATCCTCGAAAGGATAAACAAGGGTGAAGACTTTGCGAAACTTGCAGAAGAATTCTCTCAGGATTCCGTTTCCAAAGCAAAAGGGGGTGACCTCGGTTATTTCCCGAAGGGCAAAATGCTGAAGGCCTTTGAGGATGTCGCCTTCTCTTTGAACCCGGGTCAGGTGAGCGGCATCGTCCAGACAAAGTTCGGCTATCACATCATAAAGGTCGAGGATCATAAAAAAGCAGGGACCAAGCATCTTGATGAAGTGAGAGACTCTATTAGGACACAATTGACCAATGATGCCGCAAAGTCAAAAGGCGACGAATTCATGACCGCTGCCAAGAAAGACTCTGGTCTCGAAGTCTATCCGGACAGGATAATGGGGCAGGTGTCCCCCAAATAACTTTCAGAGGAAATCCGTATCACCCATGGTGTAGAAGAATCTACCGGCCATCTCATCTTTCCTGAGGGTCTTTTCATGAGTCGTGCGCGGGATTGAAGTTCCCGCAAACCCGACGGAGAAACCGATCTGGGTCATTTTCTGCTTAAGGTATTCGGGATGCCAGAGGGTCAGTCTCCTCTTCCCGGCAGCATATGCGACGTTTTCTATCTTCTGGAAGAGGGCATCCATCAAAGGCAGCGGGCAGACAAAGTCAATGATGAGAACCCGCTCGTCGTCTCGCCGTAGGACTGCTAAACCACATAACCTTCCGGTCCATCTTCTCCTGAGGCCCCAAAGTTCGTAGGCATGACGAGGATGCCGCTGATACCTCCATCTGAGGTAATCCCTGTCTCTGATGACAGACAGGACATGATTCTCCTTTACCTCTTCCCAAAGGGCATCTAATCTTCCGTCATCATAATGCACCGGGAACAATTTGTAGACATACCGGACCGGATTGTTCCAGAACGTCACCTCCTTGTTCGCTTCAAGAACGTCTTCGATCTTTTCATAGAGGCCCAATTTCTCGGGGAGACGCAGGGCCCTTTCGTTCGGGAAACCGTAACCGAGGATGATCCCGTCCTTAACCGCCTCTTCCGGAACAAGAGAAGCCACTTCCCTGAAGAGCTTGAACCCCCGGTGTCTTGCGTGGACCATAACATCACCGATGGCGAGGCCGTAAACCTCCTTCCCTTGATAGATCATGCGGTGCGGCATCCCGCCGTAGTGGGCCACGATGCCATCGGTTTCGTCGACAGCAACAGCGCAATAGATCTTCCCGTTTCCCCTCCCGGCGTATTTCCAGCGCCATTCACTCAGGGCCATCTCCCTGCCGAAGACGTCCTGGAATAGTCTCGTGATCCCCACTTCGTCTCCGGGCCGATACAGCCGCACTTCCGGCAAGCCGCCCATCAAGAAGCCTCCTTCAACAAACCCTCGATAGAAGACGCCTGAAGCCTTCTACCATGGTTTCGACTTTGAAGCCCTCGGCACGCTCTCTCCCTTTCACTGAAAACCCTTTTTTCAACTCCCCGTCCCTCATGAGACGGATAATCGCCTCTGCCATGGCCCCGTGATCCTGAACGGGAACGAGGAATCCGTTCACTCCATGCTCGATAATCTCTCCCGGACCGGAGGGGCAGTCCGACGCGACAACGGGGACGCCTAGGGCCATCGCTTCCACAATCACGTTACCGAACCCCTCAAAGAATGAGGAGAGGACGAAAACATGCGCCGCCTTGAAATAACCAAAGGGGTTATTCTGAAATCCCGCGATCACCACGTGTTCCCCGATTCCCAGATCCCGAGCGGATTTGATTATCTCCTCCCGCAACTCAC from Thermodesulfovibrionales bacterium includes the following:
- a CDS encoding GNAT family N-acetyltransferase, which gives rise to MGGLPEVRLYRPGDEVGITRLFQDVFGREMALSEWRWKYAGRGNGKIYCAVAVDETDGIVAHYGGMPHRMIYQGKEVYGLAIGDVMVHARHRGFKLFREVASLVPEEAVKDGIILGYGFPNERALRLPEKLGLYEKIEDVLEANKEVTFWNNPVRYVYKLFPVHYDDGRLDALWEEVKENHVLSVIRDRDYLRWRYQRHPRHAYELWGLRRRWTGRLCGLAVLRRDDERVLIIDFVCPLPLMDALFQKIENVAYAAGKRRLTLWHPEYLKQKMTQIGFSVGFAGTSIPRTTHEKTLRKDEMAGRFFYTMGDTDFL
- the gspM gene encoding type II secretion system protein GspM encodes the protein MGKNRALRFGIPLIILLVVLLGYQYGYVRVRTEMASLKESRAVKVKTLEKFMALIAEKPEMEKKLAALKEARKADDSKLIEGQTPSIAAAALQDTVKGILTGRGGTISSERVSKPEELGKFKIINISIDAVVPDARALSDILYSIETRTPYLVVKELDARIRNFKEPKDLTIKLDVSALTGGK
- a CDS encoding peptidylprolyl isomerase translates to MVLKIFATAVILSLFLVSASLAGDEDPVLGKAGGYTITKSDLDRLISYYPPDKQKHLRENPQQKITLVKRMLEVKMIADIARKEGFDKRPDVKEQLEFMVDDYLTREYLAKVVTKDVTVTDEDITQYYAVNKDKFPSPEQVRARHILIKVPSHATNEEKEKARQLATDILERINKGEDFAKLAEEFSQDSVSKAKGGDLGYFPKGKMLKAFEDVAFSLNPGQVSGIVQTKFGYHIIKVEDHKKAGTKHLDEVRDSIRTQLTNDAAKSKGDEFMTAAKKDSGLEVYPDRIMGQVSPK
- a CDS encoding PilN domain-containing protein, whose product is GYPGPEDFASAVALAISDFRSGRAEITLSIPKAWAIITTAELPSVVRENLSEVVAYELDRLTPLSAEEAYYDFRIVKESDGKLTVLLAAARADILNPYLDALGEKGLAVKRITVNLSATGTLCSYMDAGDNWVFVELREDGYDGALFLDRTLAKTFTNGFTISDERAKADMLFSEIESVREAAKTEGGEFPLVLLLRDQSPVLGEIFKTHSPFPLKVLNETDIGLRLPGPQKELSHAAAGGMLESLWPKSKGLNLLDRGRHETVRQPVGVTVVLVLAIVALWALFLITPYQIELKRIGDIDRQIALKRSEVKKVEALKKDIDTLNGEIATIDHFKESKPMTLNLLKELTTILPKTTWLTRVRVTDTTVEIEGYASSATEMLPKLEASKNFRKAEFASPTFRDARMNADRFVIKMEIAGVKKPEEGVKKPEGEAAKHGKK